GAACATTGGCGGGAACCACTTCGCTAAACTTGTCATAAAGATACACGGTGAGGTGTCAGCTTTCAATTTAATAATTAGGGACACAACTTCTAGCTTTATGAAACAAATTAAATACGAAGGTAATGTTAACAAAGGGGAGACGCTTGTCATAGATAATTTTGAGATGTTTGTTCGAAAAGATGGTATTAATTCGATAGCTTACTTCGACCTCTTTTCTGCTGACCCGCCATTTTTCGATTTATTACCGGGTGTGCCTTATGCAATCAGTGTAGACAGTCAGAACCTACGCGGCTCTATTGAAGTCGAACTGTATGAAACGTGGGTGAGTGCTTAATGCTTACTTGTTTAGTGTTTGATAAACTCTTGACTCAAAAGGATATTATACCAATTACCGCCGGCTCCTTTACCGTTCATGTATGGGAGTATCAACAGTTTGAGATTAAGACAAATGCTTCTAGCGTTCAGACTGACGATTTTATAACTATATTAGACGATAAGGAGCCTATTTTTTCAGGCGTGGTGAAACAGTCAGAAGAAGAGGCAAACGGAACGTTCACCTATTCAGGTTTTGACCTTCGCTATTTGCTCGACCGAGTTCAGATGAACTACCTACTTAACAGGAGTTTGGTAAGCTCTACAGCCTACGCGGGGGACTCCTTCGTAATTCTTAAAGATACGATACAGAGGGTATTTACATCCGCCATGGTCATAACGAATTTGGATGCAAGTAAAACTACTTTCTCGCTGTCACCGCGTATGCAAACAGCATTTGCCTTTCATCGCGCGAACTGTGTATCAAATGACATGACCTACCAGCTATACATCATATCTAACAAACGGCTATTTTTGGCTGGAAAGTACTTGAGAGATAAACGAAGAGAGGTAGTTCTACTAACGAACATCACGCATACACAGGGGCAAGTTATAAAGAATACCAAAGAAGCATATAATCAGATTTTAGGCCTTGGCGCGGGAGAGGACAATAATAGGGATTATCACTTTATAGATAAAAAAGCTAGTAGTGATTATGCAAGTTGTTTCGTCTATGATATCCGCGAAAATATTAGTCATGCGGAGTTAGTACAGCGGACTACTGCTAAACTTAAAGAGTTGCAATTTGAGTACACGGTTAAGTTCTCTACATTAAACAACCACATTGCGAAGTTAGGACTGGACTATAGCGTTGGGGACTATGTAAGTTTTCGAATGCAAAATGGCTCTCTCGTAGATGATTTAGTATCAGCTTATACTATCAATATTGATAAAGGAGTCTTATCCCCAAAATACGAGTTAGAGACGGGCATAAAAAAGGGCTCGCTTACAACAAAATTGAAGGATTTAAAAGAAGGAGGCTACAAATAAAATGGCAATTAAGACATTTAACTACACAGGCGATGCATATATCGAAGCCGCGGACACAAGGTCAGAGATAGGCGCACTTGTAGGAGGCGCTGGCAGCGGCTTTTTTGGTTCTATTGAGCAAATAGGAACAACGAATAGTTACACTGTGAAATCGGGCTCTGTGGTCTTTGTTGGTGGTCTATGCGTACGTGTGCTTTCGGATGAGGTGTTCGACCTTACAAGCGCGACTTATATAGTTGTTGAGACAAGCTATCAGACTATCACAGATGCATATACATGCAGTCTAAAAGCCGTTACGCTTCTCGAGGAAACCACTCGGGCGGGAGAAGTTAATAAACACGTACCAATTTTTAAAAAAGGTCAAGGCGTGTTAAATGGAGGACGAGGACTAGCGGATATGGTTAAGAAGGCAAATCGCGCCGACTGCTTCTGGGCAGGTGGTAGTTATCTAGACGAGGGGCATAAGTTCAGCTTTCCAAATCTAAAAGTGAATGATTACAAAATGCTGTACTTAATTTTCTCGCACTACACACCCGGAGTTGGCGCTGACGACTGGGGATGGTTTGTATATTCAATCCCAGTGCCCTACATTGAGAATCACCAGGGAGGCGGGCACTCAATACCCCTTATGGCAGAGGATACAACAAAGGTCTTATATAAGTACGCATACATCAGCCTGACACAGGTTGTGGGTAGTTCGAGTAATATACGCGTTATTGACGGCATAAACTTTAGAACTAAATGTCTAAGAGAAATTTGGGGGGTGGGATGATGATACAATACTATGTACTCTTAGATGCTGACGGGTATATCACAGCGTGGTCAATGAAAGAACAAGAGGGATTTATAAAGGTTAAAGCAAAAGAAGAGGATTTTAACAAATTAGACTTCGTACGAGTTGAAAAAGGTAAGGCGAAAGTGGATGAGTCGCGCAGAAAAAAAGTGGTTGAAGAATATGAGACGGGTGCCAAGTCAGAACTTGAAGAACTAATACAAGAGAATGCTAATCAGCTGTTATACACAGCAGAAGTTGAACAGGTATCTCAACAGTCACGACGAGATTATGCAGATTTACTATTAACTTTAGCGGAAGCAGGTGTTTTATAATGATAAACTGGTATGAAAAAGTGAAAGAGTACTTTATTGGCGGATACTACACAGATGAACAGGTTAATAAATTTGTTGCATTGAAAAAAATAACATTAGAGCAAGCTAAAGAAATAATCAGTTTAAAAGAAGCCTAATTAGCTTCTTTTTTATTTTGAGATTGGAAGTGATAGAATGCCAAAGGATATGTTAGAACCTATTCAGAGATGGGAATTTGAGGCACTAAAGAAAGATGTTGAGAAGCTATCTAAGGATAAGGCGGCACTAAAGAGAGAGCTGGATGGCTTTGTAAAAGAACGTGAAAAAGATAGAAAAATGAGCTTGAACGTGATATCGGGCGCGTTGGCATCTTTGCTTGTGGGCATACTTACTTTTTTAGTAACGAGGGGGTTTTAATATGCCATTTAAGAAGACAGTAGAGTTTAAAGGTATTGCGGTAATCGAGAGCGGTGTGACCGTGTTTGGAGCTTATGAAGTAGTTGCGCTTCTCTACAATCCGTCGCTATTCGATAATCAAACATCAGAATCATACGAACTATTAGCGCATTTCATACCTGAGAACATCTGGGCGTATATCTTTCTAGCAATGACGCTATTCGTTGGTGTAGGAACACTTCTACAAGCGCACTTTCAAATACGGTTAGGGTTAGTAATGCGAATGCTAGGGCTGTTTATGGCGGCAATGATAACAGGGTTTTTTGCAGTTGTCTTCCTGTTTGATTTTCCGAATGTGTTGCCGGGCGTCTTAGTAGGATTTGCAACAATTGTAGGCATGGGATTAATACAAAATTTTATAAAAAGGACGTGACTGAGTATGAAAAATATTAACTGGAAAGTACGATTTAAGAATAAAACATGGGTGATTGCGATGATAGCAGCAGTCTTTTTCATTGTGCAAGCTGTGTTGCTTGTGTTCGGGATTTCATGGGATTACAACGAGCTGTTACAGCGACTTATCACCGTTGTTACTGGTGTATTTGCGGCATGGGGTTTAATTATTGACCCTACGACTGCAGGGACGGCTGATAGTGAACAGGCGAAGGAATATTCTGAACCCAGAAAGGATGAGTGAAAATGGCATTAACAGAGGCTTGGTTAATTGAGAAAGCTAATCGAAAGTTAAATGTGGCAGGGATGAATAAAACCACATCTGATAAAACTCGCAATGTTATAAAAAAAATGGCAAAGCAGGGTATTTATTTATGTGTTGCACAAGGATACCGCTCTAAAGCAGAACAAAACGCACTATATGCGCAAGGAAGGACAAAGCCGGGAAGCATTGTCACAAATGCAAAAGGTGGGCAATCGAATCATAATTTTGGTGTAGCTGTAGACCTATGTTTGTATTCAAATGACGGAAAAAAAGTCATTTGGGAGTCAACAACAAGCCGATGGAAAAAGGTTGTTGCGGCGATGAAGGCGGAAGGCTTTAAATGGGGCGGAGACTGGAAAATTTTTAAAGATTATCCACATTTTGAATTATGCGACGCTGTGAGTGGTGAGAAGGTGCCAGCTCAAAAAAATAAAAATCCGAACAGACACGAAGGGAAAGTGGTTGATAGTGCGCCGCTACTGCCGAAAATGGACTTTAAAACAAATCCTGTTCGCATGTACAAAGCGGGAACTAAATTCTTAGTCTATGAACATAATAAATATTGGTATAAAACGTATATCAACAACAAACTATATTACATGTATAAAAGTTTTTGTGTTGTTGCTGGCAAAAAAGACTCGAAAGGTCGCCTTCCTGTTCGCATTAAATCGGCGAAAGATTTGCGAATTCCAGTGTGGAATAATACTAAACTAAACAGCGGAAAAATTAAATGGTATAAACCGGGCACTAAATTGGCTTGGTATGACAATAAAAAAGGTTATTTGGAGTTGTGGTATCCCGCAGATGGGTGGTATTACACAGCTAACTACTTTTTGAAATAGAATGAATGCCCTCGCTTTTGCGGGGGTTAATTTTTTTGTATAAAAAAAGATACTTTTGTGATACTTTGTAAATCATTAAATACATTACTATAAAGATATCCATTATTGTATCTGAATTATTATCCGAAAAATCTAATAAAAGTAGACCTTATTAACTAAAAACGTTCGCTATAGGGGAACAAAATATGAATTTATGAGTATATATCTTTCTTTTCTTTCTTGTTTGGGTTATTGTGTTATTAAGAGATAACGTTTTTAAATTATGCAAAGTATCACATTTAAGCTATAATTATATATTATAGCTAGATGAAAGGGATACGTATATGACCTCAAGACGAGATGTGGATATTGTTATTGAGCAAGTGAAAAAGTCATTTAAAGATAATAAATTCCAAATGTGGCAGACTAAAAAAAATGGGAATTTCATGAGAAAGTTAGGGTGGACTTATACCCAAATACAAAGCTATATTTGCAACAATCTTTGTTGTGAAAATTATTATAAGGGACCTAATGCAAATCGTAGTTCTACCGGTGGTAAAGGAGCTATTATTTGGGAATTTGGAATGGGAGTAGAAAATTACGAAGTGTACGTTAAGGTAAGCATCTTGGAAGAAAATGGTGAGTTTAAGTCAGCTTGTTTGTCTTTTCATGAATGCGAATATCCAATTATATACCCATTTAGGAGAGGAAGTGGTATAAATGGCTAGACATTTTTGCTTTGAATGTTTAAATGAGACCGAATTTAAAGAAGTAGAATTTAAAGAAGATATTGAAATAAAAGGTGAAATGTTTTCAAATACTCATCATTATTTAGAGTGCGAAAATTGTGGTGTTCAAATTGAAAATCCTGCAAATCTGGATAGAAATTTAGAATCTGACTATAATTTCTATCGAAAAGCAAAGAATTGGCTTACTCCCGATGAAATTAAATCTGTCAGAGAGCAATACGGTCTAAGTCAAAGGACTTTTGCAACAT
The nucleotide sequence above comes from Listeria ivanovii subsp. londoniensis. Encoded proteins:
- a CDS encoding Gp37-like protein, which gives rise to MLTCLVFDKLLTQKDIIPITAGSFTVHVWEYQQFEIKTNASSVQTDDFITILDDKEPIFSGVVKQSEEEANGTFTYSGFDLRYLLDRVQMNYLLNRSLVSSTAYAGDSFVILKDTIQRVFTSAMVITNLDASKTTFSLSPRMQTAFAFHRANCVSNDMTYQLYIISNKRLFLAGKYLRDKRREVVLLTNITHTQGQVIKNTKEAYNQILGLGAGEDNNRDYHFIDKKASSDYASCFVYDIRENISHAELVQRTTAKLKELQFEYTVKFSTLNNHIAKLGLDYSVGDYVSFRMQNGSLVDDLVSAYTINIDKGVLSPKYELETGIKKGSLTTKLKDLKEGGYK
- a CDS encoding XkdX family protein, with the protein product MINWYEKVKEYFIGGYYTDEQVNKFVALKKITLEQAKEIISLKEA
- a CDS encoding phage holin; its protein translation is MKNINWKVRFKNKTWVIAMIAAVFFIVQAVLLVFGISWDYNELLQRLITVVTGVFAAWGLIIDPTTAGTADSEQAKEYSEPRKDE
- a CDS encoding N-acetylmuramoyl-L-alanine amidase family protein, which codes for MALTEAWLIEKANRKLNVAGMNKTTSDKTRNVIKKMAKQGIYLCVAQGYRSKAEQNALYAQGRTKPGSIVTNAKGGQSNHNFGVAVDLCLYSNDGKKVIWESTTSRWKKVVAAMKAEGFKWGGDWKIFKDYPHFELCDAVSGEKVPAQKNKNPNRHEGKVVDSAPLLPKMDFKTNPVRMYKAGTKFLVYEHNKYWYKTYINNKLYYMYKSFCVVAGKKDSKGRLPVRIKSAKDLRIPVWNNTKLNSGKIKWYKPGTKLAWYDNKKGYLELWYPADGWYYTANYFLK